Genomic window (Planococcus sp. MSAK28401):
ATGACAGAACAAAAAGTGGCGTTAGTGACAGGCAGCAGCCGTGGATTAGGGAAAGCGATGGCAATTGCGCTTGCAGAAGAAGGCTATGATATCGTCGTCAACTATGCGCGCAGCAAAACGGCTGCACTCGATACGGTAAAAGAAGTCGAAGCGAGAGGAAGAAAAGCGTTGCTTGTGCGCGCCAATGTCGGCGACGTCGAGAAACTGCGCGCCATGTTCGAGACGATCAAAGAAGAATTTGGCCGTTTGGATGTTTTTGTGTCCAATGCGGCATCCGGTGTCTTGCGACCAGTTATGGAACTGGAAGAATCGCACTGGGACTGGACCATGAACATCAACGCCAAAGCGATGTTGTTCGGCGCACAGGAAGCGGCAAAACTGATGGACAAAGGCGGCAAGATCATCGGCATCAGCTCGCTCGGATCGATCCGCTATTTGGAAAACTATACGACGATCGGCGTGTCAAAAGCAGCCGTCGAATCGATTACCCGTTATTTGGCAGTCGAACTCGCGCCGAAAAATATTGCGGTCAATACCGTTTCCGGCGGTGCGCTTGATACGGAAGCGTTGAAGCATTTCCCGAACCGCGAGGAACTGCTCGGCGATGCGCGCGACAACACGCCAGCAGGGCGCATGGTGGAAATTGATGACATGGTGAAAACCGCGATGTTCCTCATTTCCGACCATGCCGATATGATCCGTGGGCAGACGATCATCGTCGACGGAGGTCGGTCTATCGTCATGTGATTCTCGCAACTTTCGGCTTATTGCTGTATGTTTTCAGAATTGATTGATATAATGAACGGGAGATAACATATAGTGATAGTTAGACGAAAAGGTGGGATGGTGCATGGCGGTTCCTGCGGAGGGTGAAACAATCCAGATCCACAGTTACAAGCACAACGGACGCATCCACCGTGTCTGGCAGGAAACAACTGTACTGAAAGGGACGAACAATATTGTAATCGGCGCGAACGAACGCACGCTGGTGAGGGAATCGGACGGCAGGACATGGTTGACGCGAGAACCGTCGATCTGTTATTTCCATGCCGAACATTGGTTCAACATCATCTGCATGCTGCGTGACGACGGCGTTTATTATTATTGCAATATCAGCTCCCCGTTCGTCTACAATAATGGATCGTTGAAATACATCGATTATGACTTGGATGTAAAAGTGTTTCCGGATATGTCTTACACGCTGTTGGATGAAGACGAATTTGAAGACCATAAGCGGCAAATGGGCTACCCAGAAGTCATCGATCAAATACTCTACCGAAATGTGGACAAGCTGATCAGCTGGATCAAGCAAAGAAGAGGCCCTTTTGCCCAGGACTTTATCGAAGTATGGACGAGCCGGTATGAATTTCATAAGCATAACCGGATTCATGATTAACATGGAAAACCTGTTGCCAGCCAACAGGTTTTTCATTTTGAACAGAATGGAGTGAACAGTTTGAGCAGTATGAAACGCTATATGAAATTCGTCAAGCCCTATTATTGGCAGATTGCCTTGACGATCTTCATCGGGATATTCAAGTTTGCGATCCCTCTTTTTATCCCTCTTTTAATCAAAATCGTCATTGATGATATCATCGGCGCAGAGGCATTGTCGGATGCGGAAAAACTCAACCAGCTTTATCTATGGCTCGGGGGCACTGCGATCGTGTTCTTCCTGCTGCGCCCGCCAATTGAATATTTCCGGCAATATTACGCACAATATGTCAGCAATAAAATTCTCTACGATATTCGCAGCTATCTTTACAGCCACCTGCAGCGCCTGAGCTTGCGCTATTATGCAAACACACGGGCTGGGGAAATCATTTCACGGGTCATCAATGATGTTGAGCAAACGAAGAACTTCGTCATGATCGGCTTGATGAATGTTTGGCTTGATGTCGCGACCATCCTCATTGCCATCATCATCATGCTTACCATGGACGTGTCCCTAACGATCGTGGCGCTTTTGGCTTTTCCTTTCTATGCATTCAGTGTCAAATACTTCTTCGGCCGTTTGCGTGATTTGACGCGCGAACGTTCCCAGGCACTCGCCAACGTCCAAAGCTATTTGCATGAACGCGTGCAGGGCATGAGCATTATCAAAAGCTTTGCACTCGAAAAGCATGAAGAAAAGATTTTCAATAACACGAACGATCAATTCCTGGAAAAAGCGATCGACCATACGAAGTGGAATGCCAAGGCATTCGCGGTCGTCAACACTATCACCGATGTAGCACCGCTATTGGTCATCGGCTATGCCGGTTACCAGGTTATCCAAGGAAATTTGACGCTCGGGACGATGGTGGCGTTTATCGCCTATATCGAACGGCTCTATAATCCATTGCGCCGCCTCGTCAACTCTTCGACGACGCTCGTCCAATCACTTGCTTCAATGGACCGCGTCTTCGAGATGGTCGATGAGGAATACGACGTAACGGACAAACAAGGCGCACGTGAACTTGGGCGCGTCGACGGCAAGCTTGAATTCCATAATGTCTCGTTCCATTATAATGATGGGGGAAGCGAAGTGCTGTCGAATCTCAACTTCACGGTCCGACCGGGAGAGACAGTGGCATTTGTTGGCATGAGCGGCGGCGGTAAATCGACGATTGTCTCACTCATCCCGAGATTCTACGATGCTACGCAAGGCTCGATTCGCATGGACGGCCACGACTTGAAAGACGTGACGATCCATTCCTTGCGCGACCAGATCGGCCTCGTCCTGCAGGATTCGATCCTGTTCAGTGAATCGGTCAAAGAAAATATCCTGATGGGCAAACCCGATGCGACCGACAAGGAAGTCATCGCGGCAGCCAAAGCGGCGAACGCCCATGAATTCATCAGTAATTTGCCGGAAGGCTACGACACGAAAGTCGGCGAGCGCGGTGTCAAGTTATCCGGCGGACAAAAACAGCGCATTGCCATTTCCCGTGTCTTCCTGAAAGACCCGGCGATTCTCATCTTGGACGAAGCGACATCCGCACTTGACCTCGAAAGCGAAGCACTGATCCAGGATTCCTTGGAGCGTCTTGCGCACGACCGCACGACATTGATGGTCGCACACCGCTTGTCGACCATCACTCATGCCGACCAAATACTGGTCATCGACAACGGCCAATTGGCTGAACAAGGCACGCACGAAGAGCTGTTGCAAAAGCGCGGCGTCTATTACAAACTATTCCAAGTGCAGAACATAGGTTAACTATTTCACGCTCCCCAATTTTTGGGGAGCTTTTTTAATAGGAAGGAAGGCTTTCGCCAATCTCCCGAAAACTATTGCATTACTACTAATATTACGTATAATGGAAAGACGGAGAATGTTCTGAATAATTTAAAATGAAGAAGGAGGATCTCTATGGACGAACGTAAAACCATCTTGGATGTGAAAGGGCTGCGCACTTCCTTTTTCACAGATGATGGAGAAGTACCGGCAGTCGACAACGTGGATTTCCATATCCGCCAGGGGGAAGTGCTCGGCATTGTAGGGGAATCAGGCTGTGGCAAAAGTGTTACCTCATTGTCCATAATGGGGCTAGTGCC
Coding sequences:
- the fabL gene encoding enoyl-[acyl-carrier-protein] reductase FabL; protein product: MTEQKVALVTGSSRGLGKAMAIALAEEGYDIVVNYARSKTAALDTVKEVEARGRKALLVRANVGDVEKLRAMFETIKEEFGRLDVFVSNAASGVLRPVMELEESHWDWTMNINAKAMLFGAQEAAKLMDKGGKIIGISSLGSIRYLENYTTIGVSKAAVESITRYLAVELAPKNIAVNTVSGGALDTEALKHFPNREELLGDARDNTPAGRMVEIDDMVKTAMFLISDHADMIRGQTIIVDGGRSIVM
- the ntdP gene encoding nucleoside tri-diphosphate phosphatase, producing the protein MAVPAEGETIQIHSYKHNGRIHRVWQETTVLKGTNNIVIGANERTLVRESDGRTWLTREPSICYFHAEHWFNIICMLRDDGVYYYCNISSPFVYNNGSLKYIDYDLDVKVFPDMSYTLLDEDEFEDHKRQMGYPEVIDQILYRNVDKLISWIKQRRGPFAQDFIEVWTSRYEFHKHNRIHD
- a CDS encoding ABC transporter ATP-binding protein yields the protein MSSMKRYMKFVKPYYWQIALTIFIGIFKFAIPLFIPLLIKIVIDDIIGAEALSDAEKLNQLYLWLGGTAIVFFLLRPPIEYFRQYYAQYVSNKILYDIRSYLYSHLQRLSLRYYANTRAGEIISRVINDVEQTKNFVMIGLMNVWLDVATILIAIIIMLTMDVSLTIVALLAFPFYAFSVKYFFGRLRDLTRERSQALANVQSYLHERVQGMSIIKSFALEKHEEKIFNNTNDQFLEKAIDHTKWNAKAFAVVNTITDVAPLLVIGYAGYQVIQGNLTLGTMVAFIAYIERLYNPLRRLVNSSTTLVQSLASMDRVFEMVDEEYDVTDKQGARELGRVDGKLEFHNVSFHYNDGGSEVLSNLNFTVRPGETVAFVGMSGGGKSTIVSLIPRFYDATQGSIRMDGHDLKDVTIHSLRDQIGLVLQDSILFSESVKENILMGKPDATDKEVIAAAKAANAHEFISNLPEGYDTKVGERGVKLSGGQKQRIAISRVFLKDPAILILDEATSALDLESEALIQDSLERLAHDRTTLMVAHRLSTITHADQILVIDNGQLAEQGTHEELLQKRGVYYKLFQVQNIG